One window of Solwaraspora sp. WMMA2056 genomic DNA carries:
- a CDS encoding A/G-specific adenine glycosylase, whose amino-acid sequence MRDVSFADAAIEWYDRNARDLPWREPGIGAWAILVSEVMLQQTPVVRVLPAWRAWLDRWPEPAALAADPPAEAIRMWNRLGYPRRALRLHECAVELVTRHGGAVPTDLDELLALPGVGMYTARAVAAFAYGQRHPVVDTNVRRLVARAIDGAADAGPATRPADLVATAALLPVEPARAARASAAFMELGAVVCVARTPRCGGCPMARRCAWRAAGSPPLVGPSRRPQQYAGTDRQVRGLLLAVLREATGPVPQQRLDTVWADDLQRRRALASLIEDGLVEPVGHDDAPPTGYALAGQG is encoded by the coding sequence ATGCGTGACGTGAGCTTCGCTGATGCCGCCATCGAATGGTACGACCGCAACGCCCGCGACCTGCCGTGGCGTGAGCCGGGGATCGGCGCATGGGCGATCCTGGTCAGCGAGGTGATGCTGCAGCAGACACCGGTGGTCCGGGTGTTGCCGGCCTGGCGGGCCTGGTTGGACCGGTGGCCGGAGCCGGCGGCGCTGGCGGCAGACCCACCCGCCGAGGCGATCCGGATGTGGAACCGGCTCGGCTATCCACGTCGGGCGTTGCGGCTGCACGAGTGCGCCGTCGAGCTGGTCACCCGGCACGGTGGCGCGGTGCCGACCGACCTGGACGAGCTGCTCGCGCTGCCCGGGGTCGGCATGTACACGGCGCGGGCGGTCGCCGCGTTCGCGTACGGGCAGCGTCATCCGGTGGTCGACACGAACGTACGACGGTTGGTGGCCCGGGCGATCGACGGCGCCGCCGACGCCGGTCCGGCCACCCGACCGGCGGACCTGGTGGCCACGGCGGCCCTGCTGCCGGTGGAGCCGGCCCGGGCCGCCCGGGCCAGCGCCGCGTTCATGGAGCTGGGTGCGGTGGTCTGTGTGGCCCGTACGCCCCGTTGCGGTGGCTGCCCGATGGCCCGACGGTGTGCCTGGCGGGCGGCGGGCAGCCCGCCGCTGGTCGGCCCGAGCCGGCGACCGCAGCAGTACGCCGGCACCGACCGGCAGGTACGTGGGCTGCTGCTGGCGGTGCTGCGGGAGGCGACCGGCCCGGTGCCGCAGCAGCGGCTGGACACGGTCTGGGCCGACGATCTGCAGCGCCGCCGGGCGTTGGCCAGCCTGATCGAGGACGGCCTGGTGGAGCCGGTCGGCCACGACGACGCACCGCCGACCGGGTACGCCCTGGCCGGCCAGGGCTGA
- a CDS encoding ACT domain-containing protein codes for MNEIAITVIGRDRPGIVADVAEALAGLGANLTDSTMTRLRGHFAMTLVCTGPAGSDVDAALRGLTADDQLLATVRPVPADNQLPPAGEPYLVSVHGADRLGIVAAVTRVVAEAGGNVTDLTTRLTGPLYVLVAEVELPVGSAPEVGRRLAETGRELDVEVTLRPVDSDVL; via the coding sequence ATGAACGAAATCGCGATCACCGTGATCGGCCGGGACCGGCCGGGGATCGTCGCGGACGTCGCCGAGGCGTTGGCGGGTCTCGGCGCGAACCTGACCGACTCCACGATGACCCGGCTGCGCGGTCACTTCGCGATGACCCTGGTCTGCACCGGTCCGGCCGGGTCCGACGTCGACGCGGCGCTGCGCGGGCTGACCGCCGACGACCAGCTGCTGGCCACCGTACGGCCGGTCCCGGCCGACAACCAGCTGCCGCCGGCCGGGGAGCCGTACCTGGTCAGTGTGCACGGAGCCGACCGGTTGGGCATCGTCGCCGCAGTGACGCGGGTGGTCGCCGAGGCGGGCGGCAACGTCACCGACCTGACCACCCGGCTGACCGGCCCGCTCTACGTACTGGTCGCCGAGGTCGAACTGCCGGTCGGTTCGGCGCCCGAGGTGGGCCGGCGGCTGGCGGAGACCGGGCGGGAGCTCGACGTCGAGGTGACCCTGCGACCGGTCGATTCGGACGTGCTGTGA
- a CDS encoding peptide deformylase translates to MSTVSRPLADWTEAALGVPGQVLPVVTAPDQTLSRPGEPVDPCAAEVVRLAADLVATMRVSPGCVGLAAPQVGVGAQVFAVDVTGHPKTVTGHGTFVLCNARLVEATRWRPGREGCMSVPDLTGDVKRASRVVVEAQLPGTGEPVRLVTDGFEARALQHEIDHCAGLLFLDRVAGAHAVFARKTYL, encoded by the coding sequence GTGAGCACCGTCAGCCGTCCGCTCGCCGACTGGACCGAGGCGGCGCTGGGCGTACCGGGCCAGGTGCTCCCGGTGGTCACCGCGCCTGATCAGACGCTCAGCCGGCCCGGCGAGCCGGTCGATCCGTGCGCGGCCGAGGTGGTGCGGCTCGCCGCCGACCTGGTCGCCACCATGCGGGTGTCGCCGGGCTGTGTCGGCCTGGCCGCGCCGCAGGTCGGCGTCGGCGCACAGGTCTTCGCCGTCGACGTGACCGGACATCCGAAGACCGTCACCGGACACGGCACGTTCGTGCTGTGCAACGCACGGCTGGTCGAGGCGACCCGGTGGCGACCCGGCCGGGAGGGCTGCATGTCCGTTCCCGACCTCACTGGTGACGTCAAGCGGGCCAGCCGGGTGGTGGTCGAGGCGCAGCTGCCCGGCACGGGAGAGCCGGTCCGCCTGGTCACCGACGGGTTCGAGGCCCGTGCCCTGCAGCACGAGATCGACCACTGTGCCGGCCTGCTCTTTCTGGACCGGGTGGCCGGCGCGCACGCGGTCTTCGCGCGCAAGACATATCTCTGA